A single genomic interval of Juglans regia cultivar Chandler chromosome 1, Walnut 2.0, whole genome shotgun sequence harbors:
- the LOC109008653 gene encoding mediator of RNA polymerase II transcription subunit 20a-like, with protein MPLKWVLHWQPNAGSTVNSQILSEVSQCVESINGVKEGRWRATLTFYKPHTREPTQASEFPRDFLGISLPEQPSKYYLIIRGQRIVLEADSSIQTLMEKLQSYKTRVALYFDGFQYQLGDFQLRVGKVVPTHSENLRGIVMEVEYLPISSMEKGRQVMEEFVDIWQEALSKRSLPGHFVHIEPNFADYGLADSYTSQHSAVQYATVMAQLIATVQAVQSMRN; from the exons ATGCCACTCAAATG ggttttgcACTGGCAGCCCAATGCTGGAAGCACCGTGAATAGCCAAATCCTCAGCGAAGTCTCGCAGTGTGTGGAGAGCATCAACGGCGTCAAAGAAGGCCGATGGAGAGCCACTCTCACCTTCTACAAGCCCCATACCCGAG AGCCGACGCAAGCTTCCGAGTTTCCGCGTGATTTTCTTGGGATTTCGCTTCCGGAGCAGCCCAGCAAGTACTATCTCATAATTCGCGGGCAGCGCATTGTTCTTGAGGCGGACTCCTCGATCCAGACGTTGATGGAGAAGCTTCAGTCTTACAAAACCCGCGTTGCGCTTTATTTCGAT GGTTTTCAGTATCAACTTGGTGACTTTCAGCTGAGAGTGGGAAAAGTTGTTCCTACTCATTCTGAGAATTTGAGAGGGATAGTCATGGAG GTTGAGTATCTTCCCATTTCTTCTATGGAGAAAGGCAGGCAAGTCATGGAAGAGTTTGTTGATATATGGCAAGAAGCTCTGTCAAAAAGATCATTACCGGGACATTTTGTGCATATAGAACCAAATTTTGCTGATTATGGTCTCGCAGACAGCTATACTTCCCAACATAGTGCTGTTCAATATGCTACGGTTATGGCTCAACTAATTGCAACAGTTCAAGCAGTGCAATCAATGAGAAATTAG
- the LOC109008667 gene encoding uncharacterized protein LOC109008667, whose protein sequence is MESESSKDTTAAPRKMRFVPKAPPRRAPKPEVKPEVDEDIDANQAKELLRRFNEGAMRAKSKVEKKVSPSQIAFGIGGASPFIKSYGFPKAGSGYDNNQRPGFKSDASVSGLREKEYREPWDYYSYYPVTLPMRRPYSGNPEILNEEEFMDDPETITYDENSVSPAVELGLMEENLEPSMFFLQLPPIMPMIKRSATADGREVTDSSRLPGDVHVIKKACSFDELPAGFMGKMLVYRSGAIKLKIGDTLYDVSPGMDCVSAQNVVAINTAEKHCCVVGELNKHATVTPDVDSILNSMADL, encoded by the exons ATGGAGTCAGAATCCTCCAAGGACACTACTGCTGCTCCCAGGAAG ATGAGATTTGTGCCTAAAGCTCCCCCTAGAAGAGCACCAAAGCCTGAAGTCAAACC TGAAGTCGACGAGGATATCGATGCGAACCAGGCTAAGGAATTGCTACGACGTTTCAAT gAAGGCGCTATGAGGGCAAAATCTAAGGTTGAAAAGAAAG TGTCACCATCTCAAATCGCGTTTGGTATAGGAGGTGCAtctcctttcataaaatcatatgGTTTTCCTAAGGCTGGAAGTGGTTATGATAACAACCAAAGACCTGGCTTTAAGA GTGATGCTTCTGTCTCAGGCCTGAGAGAGAAAGAATATAGAGAACCATGG GACTACTATAGTTATTATCCTGTTACTCTTCCCATGAGGAGGCCATATTCAGGAAATCCAG AGATTCTAAATGAGGAGGAATTTATGGATGATCCAGAAACCATAACTTATGATGAAAATTCAGTGAGTCCAGCGGTGGAGCTTGGTCTAATG GAGGAAAATCTGGAACCAAGTATGTTCTTTCTTCAGTTACCACCGATTATGCCTATGATAAAGCGATCCGCTACTGCTGATGGCCGGGAGGTAACTGACAGCTCAAGGCTTCCTGGGGATGTGCATGTTATCAAAAAGGCCTGTTCTTTCGATGAGTTACCAGCAGGCTTCATGGGTAAAATGCTAGTGTACAGGAGTGGTGCTATTAAGCTGAAGATTGGTGATACCCTTTATGAT GTTTCTCCAGGTATGGATTGTGTTTCTGCTCAGAATGTTGTAGCTATCAATACTGCAGAGAAGCATTGTTGTGTAGTTGGGGAACTCAACAAGCATGCCACGGTTACCCCAGATGTGGACTCCATTTTGAATAGTATGGCTGATTTATAA
- the LOC109008470 gene encoding cytochrome P450 72A15-like, with protein MSRMNDSVLYSLAFSSVLLLLLYGIVRISYSIWWKPKSLERCIKRQGIRGTSYKPLIGDMKEFVKAITEAWSKPIPLNHQIVPRVDPFTLETVQKYGKISMFWAGTRPRLIIMDPKMIKEVLSNRLGHFQKPPLGPLILILTKGLTTLEGEQWAKRRSIVNPAFHLEKLKGMAPAFTSSCSEMIERWQKMVSPRGACEVDVWPDLKKLTADVISRAAFGSNYEEGKRIFELQNELIVLTLEAMLSLNIPGFRFVPTKKNRRRRELDREIKSMLRNVIQRKVNATRTGESRVDDLLGLLLQSNNQNNIPESATATNDSGLSIEEVIEECKQFYLAGQETTSSWLTWTMIVLAMHPDWQEKAREEVLLVCAKNEPNSEAITHLKIVTMILYEVQRLYSPVIAQYQHTYKDAKIGDIFLPAGVDLVLPTLLIHHDPGLWGDDVEEFKPERFSEGVSKASKDQLAFFPFGWGPRTCIGQNFAIIEAKIALVMILQNFSFELSPTYTHAPKTVMTLQPQHGAQIILHPLQ; from the exons atgtcAAGAATGAATGACTCTGTGCTCTATTCTCTAGCTTTCTCTTCAGTACTGCTTCTACTCCTCTACGGTATTGTGAGGATTTCCTACTCAATTTGGTGGAAACCCAAATCGCTAGAGAGGTGCATAAAACGCCAAGGAATTAGAGGCACTTCTTACAAGCCTCTGATTGGGGACATGAAAGAGTTTGTGAAGGCAATAACAGAAGCATGGTCTAAACCCATTCCTCTAAATCATCAGATTGTTCCTCGTGTGGACCCGTTCACCCTAGAGACTGTCCAAAAATACG GGAAGATATCGATGTTTTGGGCTGGGACAAGACCAAGGCTGATTATCATGGATCCGAAGATGATTAAAGAAGTTCTGTCTAACAGGCTAGGGCACTTCCAAAAGCCTCCACTAGGCCCTCTTATTCTCATTCTGACCAAGGGACTCACAACTCTAGAGGGTGAGCAATGGGCAAAACGCAGAAGTATAGTCAATCCTGCTTTCCACTTGGAGAAACTGAAG GGGATGGCACCGGCATTCACATCCAGTTGCAGTGAGATGATTGAACGATGGCAGAAGATGGTTAGTCCTCGAGGAGCTTGCGAAGTTGACGTTTGGCCTGATCTTAAAAAACTTACTGCAGATGTTATATCTAGAGCAGCATTTGGAAGCAACTATGAAGAAGGAAAACGTATCTTTGAACTTCAAAATGAGCTGATCGTACTAACTCTTGAAGCCATGCTAAGCTTAAATATTCCTGGTTTTAG ATTTGTACCAACTAAGAAGAACAGGAGAAGAAGGGAGCTGGACAGAGAGATCAAATCAATGCTAAGGAATGTAATTCAAAGGAAAGTGAATGCCACGAGGACTGGAGAATCCAGGGTTGATGACTTGCTAGGCCTGCTCTTGCAATCTAATAACCAGAACAATATACCAGAAAGTGCGACTGCTACAAATGATAGTGGCTTGTCGATTGAGGAAGTGATAGAGGAATGCAAGCAGTTCTACCTCGCTGGCCAAGAAACGACTTCAAGCTGGTTGACATGGACAATGATAGTCTTAGCTATGCACCCAGACTGGCAAGAGAAGGCAAGGGAAGAAGTCCTACTAGTCTGTGCAAAAAATGAACCCAATTCTGAAGCTATAACCCACCTCAAGATA GTCACCATGATACTTTATGAAGTCCAGAGGCTATATTCACCTGTGATTGCTCAATATCAACACACTTACAAGGATGCCAAGATAGGAGATATATTCCTCCCAGCTGGAGTTGATCTTGTACTACCTACATTACTCATCCATCATGATCCTGGACTTTGGGGTGATGATGTAGAGGAATTCAAACCAGAGAGATTCTCTGAAGGTGTTTCAAAGGCATCGAAGGATCAGTTAGCATTCTTTCCATTTGGGTGGGGCCCAAGGACCTGTATTGGCCAAAATTTTGCCATCATAGAAGCTAAGATTGCTTTGGTCATGattcttcaaaatttctcattCGAGCTCTCGCCTACCTACACTCACGCCCCCAAGACCGTTATGACCCTTCAACCACAGCATGGAGCTCAAATCATATTACACCCACTTCAGTAG